The Methylomusa anaerophila genome has a segment encoding these proteins:
- the leuS gene encoding leucine--tRNA ligase, translating to MDERYVPREIEAKWQKRWVEQNAFSTAINRQRPEYYVLEMFPYPSGNLHMGHVRNYSIGDVIARFKVMQGYNVLHPMGWDAFGMPAENAAIKHGIHPSAWTWDNIANMRRQQQELGLSYDWDREVATCHPDYYRWTQWLFLLFFQRGLAYKKKAAVNWCNDCNTVLANEQVVDGRCWRCDSVVVKKDLEQWFLKITEYADRLLADLSELKGWPERVKIMQENWIGRSEGAEFSFTIPDLNEKISVYTTRHDTVFGVSYIVLAPEHPLVNRLIAGKAEEPVVRAFVEKVRNMSDISRTSTETVKEGVFTGAYAEHPFTRDKVPIWVANYVLVEYGTGAVMGVPAHDQRDWEFASKYGLEKKIVIQPQGVELSVEQMTGAYSEPGIIINSGEFTGIDSELGKTKIAEWLESKGIGKRRINYRLRDWLVSRQRYWGAPIPILYCEKCGTVPVPKDQLPVMLPENVNFSAGSVSPLATVEEFVNCTCPQCGGKARRETDTMDTFICSSWYYFRYTSPHETTQPIDPDKANYWMPVDQYIGGIEHAILHLLYSRFFTKVLKDAGLINVNEPFKNLLTQGMVIKDGAKMSKSRGNVVSPEDIIARYGADTARMFILFTAPPERDLEWSDQGVEGAYRFLGRLWRIIDHYSAIVKEDASSCNPAALNKEERELRRVLHLTIKKVTEDVGLRFNFNTAISSIMELVNAMYALKEQEVVPQPGLVREVISGLLRLLAPFAPHITEELWSETIAEGSVHKQQWPSFDAAAVQVDEVEIVLQINGKVREKVVVPVGLTAKELEKTALSQEKVQELIAGKEIVKVVCVPKKLVNIVIK from the coding sequence ATGGATGAAAGATATGTTCCACGGGAGATCGAAGCCAAGTGGCAAAAACGGTGGGTAGAGCAAAATGCATTTAGCACTGCCATCAACCGCCAGCGGCCTGAATATTATGTTCTGGAGATGTTCCCCTATCCGTCTGGGAATCTACATATGGGCCATGTACGAAATTATTCGATTGGTGATGTAATTGCCAGGTTCAAAGTGATGCAAGGATATAATGTTCTGCATCCAATGGGATGGGATGCTTTTGGTATGCCGGCGGAAAACGCCGCTATTAAACACGGTATTCATCCCTCGGCTTGGACATGGGACAACATTGCCAATATGCGCCGCCAACAACAGGAACTTGGTTTATCATATGACTGGGACCGAGAAGTAGCAACCTGTCATCCGGACTATTACCGCTGGACCCAATGGCTTTTCTTGCTATTTTTCCAGCGGGGTCTTGCATACAAGAAAAAAGCTGCTGTTAACTGGTGCAACGACTGCAATACCGTTTTAGCCAATGAACAGGTAGTGGACGGACGGTGTTGGCGCTGTGACTCAGTTGTTGTTAAAAAGGATTTGGAACAATGGTTCCTAAAGATAACAGAATATGCCGACCGTCTGCTGGCCGACCTGAGTGAGCTTAAAGGATGGCCGGAGCGGGTCAAAATCATGCAGGAAAATTGGATTGGTCGCAGTGAAGGCGCTGAATTTAGTTTTACGATTCCGGACTTGAACGAAAAAATATCAGTGTATACAACTCGCCATGATACTGTTTTTGGTGTCAGTTATATCGTATTGGCTCCTGAGCATCCCCTCGTCAATAGACTGATTGCCGGTAAAGCGGAAGAACCCGTTGTAAGGGCGTTTGTAGAAAAAGTACGGAATATGAGCGATATTAGCCGCACTTCTACCGAAACCGTAAAAGAAGGGGTGTTTACCGGCGCCTATGCCGAGCATCCTTTTACCCGCGACAAAGTGCCGATTTGGGTTGCCAACTATGTACTGGTTGAATATGGTACAGGGGCTGTAATGGGCGTACCTGCTCATGATCAAAGAGACTGGGAGTTTGCATCCAAGTATGGATTGGAGAAAAAGATCGTTATTCAGCCTCAAGGGGTGGAGTTGTCTGTTGAGCAGATGACCGGAGCATACTCTGAACCTGGAATCATCATTAATTCCGGCGAATTTACCGGGATAGACAGTGAATTGGGGAAAACAAAAATAGCAGAATGGCTGGAATCTAAGGGTATCGGTAAGCGGCGAATTAATTACCGTCTAAGAGACTGGCTGGTTTCCCGGCAGAGGTACTGGGGTGCGCCTATACCTATCCTTTACTGTGAGAAATGCGGTACTGTCCCTGTTCCCAAAGATCAATTGCCAGTGATGCTGCCTGAAAACGTCAACTTTTCTGCCGGATCGGTTTCGCCGCTGGCAACGGTTGAAGAATTTGTTAATTGCACCTGCCCGCAATGCGGTGGTAAAGCCAGGCGCGAGACGGATACCATGGATACATTTATTTGCTCTTCCTGGTATTATTTCCGCTACACCAGTCCCCATGAAACGACACAACCCATTGATCCGGACAAGGCCAATTATTGGATGCCTGTTGACCAATACATCGGCGGCATTGAACATGCTATCCTGCACCTGTTGTATTCCCGTTTCTTTACAAAGGTCTTGAAAGACGCCGGATTAATTAACGTAAACGAACCGTTTAAGAATTTGTTAACCCAGGGTATGGTGATTAAAGACGGCGCCAAGATGTCCAAATCGAGGGGGAATGTAGTCTCACCGGAAGATATAATCGCCCGCTACGGTGCGGACACGGCCAGGATGTTTATTCTATTTACCGCTCCCCCTGAGCGGGACCTGGAGTGGAGTGATCAGGGGGTAGAAGGCGCCTACCGGTTTTTAGGTCGGCTATGGCGTATTATTGACCACTATTCCGCTATAGTGAAAGAAGACGCAAGTAGTTGCAATCCTGCGGCGCTAAACAAGGAAGAACGTGAGTTACGCCGTGTTCTTCATCTGACGATTAAAAAAGTAACTGAAGATGTTGGTTTGCGGTTCAATTTTAATACTGCTATCAGCTCAATTATGGAATTGGTGAATGCAATGTATGCTTTAAAAGAGCAGGAGGTCGTTCCGCAGCCCGGACTGGTTCGCGAAGTGATTTCCGGACTTTTGCGCCTGCTAGCTCCGTTTGCTCCCCATATTACGGAAGAACTATGGAGTGAGACTATTGCGGAAGGCAGCGTGCATAAGCAGCAGTGGCCGTCCTTCGATGCAGCCGCCGTGCAAGTGGATGAAGTCGAAATTGTGTTACAGATTAACGGTAAGGTTCGGGAAAAGGTGGTAGTTCCTGTCGGCCTAACTGCTAAAGAGTTGGAAAAAACCGCGCTCTCCCAGGAAAAAGTTCAGGAATTGATCGCTGGCAAGGAAATAGTTAAAGTGGTTTGCGTACCCAAAAAGCTTGTTAATATAGTAATTAAATAG
- the trxA gene encoding thioredoxin, with product MNILNISNLSQFDEGVLKSDKAALVDFWAPWCGPCKMVGPEIEKVAAAFQNKAVVAKVNVDEQQELASRYNVMSIPTMVMFKNGKEIGRFIGYRPAKDISAALEKHV from the coding sequence ATGAATATTTTGAATATCTCAAATTTATCGCAATTTGACGAAGGCGTTTTGAAGTCCGACAAGGCAGCTCTTGTAGACTTTTGGGCTCCGTGGTGCGGCCCGTGTAAAATGGTTGGGCCGGAGATCGAGAAGGTTGCTGCCGCCTTTCAGAATAAGGCTGTGGTTGCCAAGGTGAATGTTGATGAGCAGCAGGAATTGGCCAGTCGATATAATGTTATGAGCATTCCTACAATGGTAATGTTCAAAAATGGTAAGGAAATTGGCCGGTTTATCGGTTATCGCCCGGCGAAAGATATCAGTGCCGCTTTGGAAAAACATGTCTAA
- a CDS encoding radical SAM/SPASM domain-containing protein, translated as MIGCTKLLCGTATVSDIVKYGRSSSKLPPQMLQFSSDTTPLVVWNMTNRCNLACRHCYICAEDRVYAGELTTGEAKAFIDDLAGMKVPVLLFSGGEPLVRKDLFELGAYAGAKGIRPVISTNGTLITPEIAKRIKETGFQYVGVSLDGNEEVHDYFRGKKGAFAEALTGIRNSLAAGNKTGIRFTINKLNYHTLSNILDIVEKEKIPRFCMYHLVYAGRGKEMAELDTTPEQKRQTIELLIERTLDFHQRGVEVEILTTDNHADGIYILQYFERTQPERVPEVKELLTMHGGCSAGQKMANVDPLGNVHACQFWGHKTLGNVKEKPFSEIWLNTQDEFLLKLREKAGHVEGRCKDCRYKNLCGGCRIRAEAVSGNLWGEDPACYLTDYKE; from the coding sequence ATGATTGGATGTACAAAATTGTTGTGCGGCACGGCTACGGTTTCCGATATAGTCAAGTACGGTCGCAGTTCCAGTAAATTACCGCCGCAAATGCTGCAATTTTCTTCGGATACTACGCCGTTGGTTGTGTGGAATATGACTAACCGCTGTAATCTGGCGTGCCGGCATTGTTATATTTGTGCGGAGGACAGGGTCTATGCCGGCGAGCTGACCACTGGGGAGGCCAAAGCTTTTATCGATGATCTTGCGGGGATGAAAGTGCCGGTACTTCTTTTTTCCGGCGGAGAACCCCTGGTACGCAAAGACCTGTTTGAGTTGGGAGCTTATGCTGGGGCAAAAGGGATTCGGCCGGTGATTTCTACTAACGGCACATTAATTACTCCGGAAATTGCCAAACGGATAAAAGAAACCGGTTTTCAGTATGTCGGCGTTAGCTTGGATGGCAATGAAGAAGTTCATGATTATTTCCGGGGGAAAAAGGGCGCATTTGCCGAAGCCCTTACCGGTATCCGGAATTCTTTGGCTGCCGGCAATAAAACAGGTATTCGGTTTACGATTAATAAATTGAATTATCATACGTTATCTAATATTTTAGATATTGTGGAGAAAGAAAAAATTCCCCGTTTCTGTATGTACCATCTGGTGTACGCCGGACGGGGCAAAGAAATGGCGGAGCTTGACACCACGCCGGAACAAAAGCGGCAAACCATAGAATTGTTGATAGAGAGAACTCTGGATTTTCATCAGCGAGGAGTGGAAGTAGAAATTTTAACCACCGATAATCACGCGGATGGAATTTATATTCTGCAATATTTCGAACGGACTCAGCCCGAACGGGTTCCTGAAGTCAAGGAATTGCTGACTATGCACGGAGGCTGTTCCGCCGGGCAAAAAATGGCCAATGTGGACCCCTTGGGCAATGTTCATGCCTGTCAGTTTTGGGGGCATAAAACCTTGGGTAATGTGAAGGAGAAACCGTTTAGTGAAATCTGGCTGAATACGCAAGATGAGTTTTTGCTTAAACTTCGCGAAAAAGCGGGGCATGTTGAAGGACGCTGCAAGGACTGCCGCTATAAAAATCTATGCGGCGGCTGTAGGATACGGGCGGAAGCTGTGTCCGGCAATCTGTGGGGCGAAGACCCCGCATGCTATTTAACCGACTATAAGGAGTAA
- the nirJ2 gene encoding putative heme d1 biosynthesis radical SAM protein NirJ2 encodes MIISWNTTQQCNINCIHCYRDAGPKRPDELTTEEGKKLLNEIAKVGFKIMIFSGGEPLLRQDIYELISHATSIGLRPVIGTNGIMITEEVAAKLKSAGVMTVGISVDSGNPEKHDWFRGYKGAWEQTMAGIAACRQAGLPFQIHTTVLNWNEHEITKITDTAVELGAVAHHIFFLVPTGRGKDIEDTTLKTTQYENLLEQILDKQAQVPIELKPTCAPQFMRIAKERNMQMRYTRGCLAGTAYCVILPNGDVQPCPYLPLKAGNVRQTDFDIIWRESPMFNELRNQPLKGACGSCGFDSSCGGCRARAYYYSGGDYMAEEPWCSCGRS; translated from the coding sequence ATGATCATATCTTGGAACACGACGCAACAGTGCAATATCAACTGTATTCATTGCTACCGGGACGCAGGTCCGAAAAGACCTGATGAACTTACTACCGAAGAAGGAAAAAAGCTGCTTAATGAAATAGCCAAGGTAGGATTTAAAATTATGATTTTCAGTGGAGGGGAACCGCTTTTAAGGCAGGATATATATGAACTGATTTCCCACGCTACTTCCATAGGTCTACGGCCGGTAATCGGAACCAATGGCATTATGATTACCGAAGAAGTTGCCGCCAAACTTAAATCCGCCGGTGTTATGACCGTGGGAATTAGCGTAGACAGCGGCAATCCGGAGAAACACGATTGGTTCCGCGGCTATAAAGGTGCCTGGGAACAGACAATGGCCGGCATTGCCGCTTGTCGTCAAGCAGGTCTTCCTTTCCAAATCCACACCACTGTATTGAATTGGAACGAGCATGAGATTACTAAAATTACAGATACAGCGGTGGAGTTGGGAGCTGTTGCCCATCATATATTTTTTCTTGTACCTACGGGCAGAGGAAAAGATATCGAGGATACTACTTTGAAAACTACCCAGTATGAAAACCTTTTAGAACAGATTCTCGATAAACAGGCGCAAGTGCCGATTGAACTGAAACCTACCTGTGCGCCGCAATTTATGCGAATTGCCAAAGAACGTAATATGCAAATGCGTTATACCCGTGGGTGTTTGGCAGGAACCGCTTATTGTGTAATTCTTCCCAATGGAGATGTGCAACCCTGCCCCTATTTGCCTTTGAAAGCGGGCAATGTGCGTCAAACAGATTTTGATATCATATGGCGGGAAAGCCCAATGTTTAACGAGTTAAGGAACCAGCCCTTAAAAGGAGCATGCGGCAGCTGCGGTTTTGATAGTTCGTGCGGCGGGTGTCGCGCAAGAGCTTATTATTATTCGGGCGGGGACTATATGGCTGAGGAGCCGTGGTGTAGCTGTGGCAGGAGTTAA
- a CDS encoding hydrogenase small subunit, translated as MEKQDTLWDLFQKKNISRRSFLKTCITITGVMGLAPGMISEVIRAAETRPLTPVIWLHGHECTGCDEAFIRSQSPLASDLLLNMISLEYMDVLGAAAGEPLEHHLEETIKKYDGNYLLIFEGAVPLAENGIYCMVGGRPIAETLKRVAKGAAAIIENGSCAAWGGIQAARPNPTKSVAVSEAVSGKPIVKVPGCPPIPEVLTATIMHYVLFGQLPPLDKEGRPKQFFGNRIHDTCYKRPFFDSGMFVEKFDDSGSKAGWCLYKVGCRGPVAYNSCGNMRWWNGLSYPIQSGAPCVACGSNNFWDIDPFYERLPNIPVPNTIVNADKVGFVLAGATTAGVVAHGVASYIQHKKHEAKEQAEATQPKREEDSE; from the coding sequence ATGGAAAAGCAAGACACTTTATGGGATTTATTCCAAAAAAAGAACATTAGCCGGCGGAGCTTTTTAAAAACCTGTATTACTATAACCGGTGTCATGGGTTTGGCTCCCGGTATGATATCCGAGGTTATCCGCGCGGCTGAGACAAGACCTCTTACTCCTGTTATTTGGCTGCACGGTCATGAGTGCACAGGCTGTGATGAGGCGTTTATCCGTTCGCAGAGTCCTTTGGCATCGGACCTGCTGTTAAATATGATATCTCTTGAGTACATGGATGTCCTGGGTGCTGCTGCCGGCGAGCCATTGGAACATCACTTAGAAGAAACAATCAAGAAATATGACGGTAATTATCTTCTCATCTTTGAAGGGGCGGTCCCGCTTGCCGAGAATGGAATTTACTGTATGGTAGGCGGAAGACCTATCGCCGAAACGTTAAAGCGTGTGGCTAAAGGAGCGGCTGCAATTATTGAAAATGGCTCCTGTGCTGCTTGGGGTGGAATACAGGCAGCAAGGCCTAACCCCACCAAATCTGTTGCCGTAAGTGAAGCAGTCAGTGGAAAACCCATTGTTAAGGTCCCTGGATGCCCCCCAATTCCCGAGGTATTGACCGCCACCATTATGCATTATGTGCTGTTCGGTCAATTGCCGCCACTGGATAAAGAAGGGCGCCCCAAACAATTTTTTGGCAATCGGATTCACGATACTTGTTATAAGCGACCTTTCTTTGATTCCGGTATGTTTGTTGAGAAATTCGACGATAGTGGAAGTAAAGCAGGCTGGTGCCTTTATAAAGTCGGCTGTCGCGGGCCGGTAGCGTACAATTCCTGTGGTAACATGCGCTGGTGGAATGGTTTGTCTTATCCAATTCAGTCAGGAGCTCCCTGTGTTGCTTGCGGATCAAACAATTTCTGGGATATCGACCCGTTCTATGAACGGCTGCCCAATATACCGGTTCCGAACACAATTGTAAACGCCGACAAAGTTGGCTTTGTTTTAGCCGGAGCAACAACTGCAGGTGTTGTTGCCCACGGTGTGGCGTCCTATATTCAGCATAAAAAGCATGAAGCGAAAGAACAAGCTGAAGCAACCCAGCCGAAACGGGAAGAAGATAGTGAGTAA
- a CDS encoding nickel-dependent hydrogenase large subunit yields MKRIVVDPINRIEGHLRVEIKVDEATGKVEDALSSGTAWRGIELIVKGRDPRDAWLFAQRICGVCTTVHALGALRAVEDALNIEIPNNANYIRNIIAATQTVHDHLVHFYHLHALDWVSPVAALKADPAATAALQNTVLEKYRLDMPGPVAYNTDAYPKDFPKATTLYFKEVQNKIQKIVDSGQLGIFAAHYWDHPDYAVLPAEVHLMAVAHYLNMLDKQREIVMPHVVFGGKNPHPHYIVGGMPCAISMNDMNAPVNSERLAIVDNAVNLAINVVNYFYLPDILAIGDLYVKAGYVDGGGLAKERVIGFGEFPEGKYRGTTSGDYHKNLLLRSNGVVENFAQGIAQAVFYPFEPSDLTDPGVLAEGVEHSWYTYPEAGKDLHPWSGVTSPQYTGPKEGTKTEWKYLDEGGKYSWLKTPKWKGKMAEVGPLARYIIIYTKIKKGIITEPTWAEKMIVDQIEAVSKLINLPPEKWLPTTVGRTAARALDAQLNAYINKYFFDKLINNIKAGDTTVANTDKWDPSTWPAESKGVGLHEAPRGALSHWVVIKNGKIENYQAVVPSTWNACPRDSNAGYGAYEASMIDTHVKVAENPLEILRVIHSFDPCLACATHLYNNEGKEIAVVRTDPYL; encoded by the coding sequence ATGAAACGCATTGTAGTTGACCCGATTAACCGGATTGAGGGGCACCTGCGAGTTGAAATAAAAGTCGATGAAGCCACAGGAAAAGTGGAGGACGCTTTATCCAGCGGAACTGCCTGGCGTGGAATTGAACTAATTGTAAAAGGGCGCGATCCCCGCGATGCCTGGCTATTTGCCCAGCGTATCTGCGGAGTCTGTACCACCGTGCACGCTTTAGGGGCATTGAGGGCAGTGGAGGATGCGTTAAATATTGAGATTCCCAATAATGCCAACTATATCCGTAACATCATTGCCGCCACGCAAACTGTCCATGATCATTTGGTTCATTTCTATCACTTGCATGCCCTGGACTGGGTAAGTCCGGTGGCTGCTCTCAAGGCAGATCCTGCGGCTACAGCTGCTTTACAAAATACCGTACTGGAGAAATATCGCTTGGACATGCCTGGACCGGTTGCTTATAACACCGATGCTTATCCGAAAGATTTTCCTAAGGCTACTACTTTATACTTCAAAGAAGTCCAAAATAAGATACAAAAAATTGTGGATAGCGGTCAACTGGGTATATTTGCCGCTCACTACTGGGATCATCCTGATTATGCGGTATTGCCTGCCGAAGTCCATTTAATGGCGGTTGCTCATTATTTGAACATGCTTGACAAACAGCGCGAGATTGTCATGCCCCATGTCGTTTTTGGAGGAAAGAACCCGCATCCTCACTATATTGTCGGCGGGATGCCTTGCGCTATCTCGATGAACGACATGAATGCCCCCGTTAACAGTGAACGGTTGGCTATTGTTGACAATGCGGTCAATTTGGCCATTAATGTTGTAAATTATTTCTATCTGCCGGATATTTTAGCTATTGGTGATCTTTATGTTAAAGCAGGTTATGTCGATGGTGGCGGTCTTGCCAAAGAGCGGGTGATTGGGTTCGGTGAATTTCCGGAAGGCAAGTATCGGGGAACTACCAGCGGCGACTATCATAAAAATTTATTGCTTCGCAGCAACGGTGTAGTGGAGAATTTCGCTCAGGGTATTGCTCAGGCTGTTTTTTATCCCTTTGAACCCAGTGACCTGACCGACCCGGGGGTTTTGGCGGAGGGCGTCGAGCATTCCTGGTATACTTATCCTGAAGCTGGTAAAGATTTACATCCATGGAGCGGTGTTACCTCCCCGCAATATACCGGGCCGAAAGAAGGTACAAAAACAGAATGGAAATATCTGGACGAAGGGGGCAAATATTCCTGGCTCAAAACGCCAAAGTGGAAAGGCAAGATGGCGGAAGTAGGACCGCTGGCGCGGTACATTATTATCTACACAAAAATTAAAAAGGGTATCATTACAGAGCCGACTTGGGCCGAAAAAATGATTGTTGATCAAATTGAGGCTGTTTCGAAATTAATCAATTTACCCCCGGAAAAATGGCTGCCTACCACAGTTGGCCGGACAGCTGCCCGTGCTCTGGATGCGCAACTTAACGCATATATTAACAAATATTTCTTTGATAAACTCATAAACAATATCAAAGCCGGCGATACAACTGTGGCCAACACTGACAAGTGGGATCCTTCAACCTGGCCGGCGGAATCTAAGGGCGTAGGGCTTCATGAAGCGCCCCGCGGCGCCCTGAGCCATTGGGTAGTAATAAAAAATGGCAAGATAGAAAACTATCAAGCGGTAGTACCTTCCACTTGGAATGCCTGCCCGCGTGACAGTAATGCCGGGTATGGAGCTTATGAAGCAAGTATGATTGATACTCATGTAAAGGTTGCCGAAAACCCGCTGGAAATATTGCGGGTGATCCATTCCTTTGATCCTTGCCTTGCTTGCGCCACCCATTTATATAATAACGAAGGCAAAGAAATTGCGGTAGTTCGCACCGACCCATATTTATAA
- the cybH gene encoding Ni/Fe-hydrogenase, b-type cytochrome subunit, with the protein MRQGAMQDYYIFSPWIRIYHWVMVACILVLFFTGLYIGNPFFIGTQGLEPTFGVNNWLSMENIRFIHFVAAYTLVASLILRIYGFIVNRGDRLLPRPWSKLYWTGMIDTQMHYMFLRSKHRPYLRNSLARSGYLAVYFMILIEIITGFAMYYMVEPNRFLAKIFGPLNNWLINEYVVHLIHHFVAWFIMLFAIVHVYMAVRADLIEKSGEVSAMISGVKYMGEEPADIEDICDARLKQNR; encoded by the coding sequence ATGCGACAGGGTGCAATGCAAGATTATTATATATTCAGCCCTTGGATCCGTATATACCATTGGGTGATGGTAGCATGTATCCTCGTTCTGTTCTTTACCGGTTTATATATTGGCAATCCGTTTTTTATCGGCACTCAAGGCCTTGAACCAACATTTGGGGTGAATAACTGGCTGTCCATGGAAAATATTAGATTTATCCATTTTGTAGCAGCCTATACGCTGGTAGCGTCTTTAATCCTAAGAATTTATGGTTTTATCGTGAATAGAGGTGACCGGTTGCTGCCAAGACCGTGGAGCAAATTATATTGGACCGGTATGATTGATACCCAAATGCATTATATGTTTCTTCGTTCCAAGCATCGCCCCTATTTGCGCAACTCTTTGGCCAGGTCGGGATATTTGGCAGTCTATTTTATGATCCTTATTGAGATTATAACTGGTTTTGCTATGTATTATATGGTTGAACCAAACCGTTTTCTGGCTAAAATTTTCGGTCCGCTCAATAATTGGTTGATTAACGAATATGTTGTGCATCTCATTCACCATTTTGTCGCCTGGTTTATTATGCTGTTTGCCATCGTCCATGTGTATATGGCGGTAAGAGCAGACCTTATAGAAAAAAGCGGGGAGGTATCCGCCATGATTTCCGGAGTAAAGTACATGGGGGAGGAGCCGGCAGATATTGAGGATATTTGTGATGCCAGGCTTAAGCAAAATCGCTGA
- a CDS encoding HyaD/HybD family hydrogenase maturation endopeptidase, protein MEQITVLGIGNILMQDEGFGVRVVEELVKRFRFPENVQVLDGGTLGMGLLNFLAGTTRLVVLDAINGNNPPGTFYDISNEQVKAYFTHKVSLHELGIQDVLATLEVLEKPITEVVVLGVQPAVVDVGLELTATVVPGIEQAVNKTLAYLANWQVKVEANE, encoded by the coding sequence ATGGAACAAATAACTGTGCTAGGAATCGGCAATATTTTGATGCAAGACGAAGGTTTCGGCGTCCGGGTAGTGGAAGAATTGGTGAAACGCTTTCGATTCCCTGAAAACGTGCAAGTGTTGGACGGCGGTACTCTTGGTATGGGGCTTTTAAATTTTTTGGCCGGAACAACAAGGCTTGTTGTCTTGGATGCAATTAACGGAAATAATCCTCCGGGAACTTTTTATGATATAAGCAACGAGCAGGTAAAAGCATATTTTACGCATAAGGTTTCGCTGCACGAGCTTGGTATTCAGGACGTTTTAGCTACTTTGGAGGTGCTGGAAAAGCCAATTACAGAGGTTGTTGTTCTTGGCGTCCAGCCGGCTGTTGTTGATGTTGGGCTTGAGCTAACGGCAACGGTTGTCCCAGGTATTGAACAAGCTGTTAATAAAACGCTGGCATATTTAGCTAATTGGCAGGTTAAGGTTGAAGCAAATGAATAA
- a CDS encoding hydrogenase expression/formation C-terminal domain-containing protein: protein MNKNIFAVSNNCKAVLVEIAAALERLLNENGEDHTIFIDKMGLTQEERQAIKNLLGTGDVRIHFEGTAEPAEWLESGIAGVWFGVYYDPNRRPLLETIEICRFPQVAAAQKSDISAARERLKTNL from the coding sequence ATGAATAAGAATATTTTCGCTGTAAGCAATAATTGCAAGGCTGTATTGGTAGAAATCGCAGCAGCCCTTGAACGCCTTCTTAATGAAAATGGGGAAGACCACACAATATTCATTGACAAAATGGGTTTAACCCAAGAAGAACGTCAAGCTATAAAAAACTTGTTAGGAACCGGCGACGTGCGGATTCACTTTGAAGGTACGGCTGAGCCTGCTGAATGGCTGGAAAGCGGAATTGCGGGGGTTTGGTTTGGAGTCTATTATGACCCCAACCGGCGACCGCTTTTAGAAACAATCGAAATCTGCCGCTTTCCTCAAGTTGCGGCAGCGCAAAAATCAGATATAAGTGCTGCCAGGGAAAGATTGAAAACTAATTTGTAA